TTCTGCTGGAGTCACCTGGAATTGGATTATTGTTGAGAAATGGGGGTTGCGTTGGCATGGGAACTATACACTCCTGGTCGTTGAGCATCTCAACTACTTCAGACATGGATGGTCGTAAATCTGGGGAAGCTTGGGTACAAAGAAGCGCAATTTGAATCACATTTAATGCCTCTGAGACGGGAAACTTGCCTTTCAACGCAGGATCAATGCATTCAGCAAGACTATTTGATTTATATTGCTTCCAAACCTGAGAAGTACAGAAAAGTCGAAGCAAGTCATTAGAAACTTTGCTAGCGTTCAGCAGAAAAAGACAGACTATCTCCAGATTGTGAAGGGATGAATTAAATAAAAGCCCTTGTGCAGCTGAATCATGATATGTAAAGCCACGAAGGGGTTCATGAGGGTTACAAGATTTCCAGTACAGAGAAAAGAGTAGCTGGAAAACTCTCAATTTGAAGTTCGAGAAGATGTTACTTGTTAGGATTTATTCCAACTCTATATCATAGACAAGAAATTTTTAAACACCGCATGCATATTCTAGAGGTTGAAATCAGGAGGATAGGTATATGAATCTTACTGATTGTAGAACTGAACCAGAGGCCTGCCCAAAGATACTGTTCTTCCTACCACTTAGAATTTCTAGGACCAGCACGCCGAAAGCGTAAACATCTGCTTTCTCTGTTAGTTGTCCCTTAACAAGATACTCTGGAGCCATATAACCCCTGCAAAATTATTCTTTCAGAAGGAGAGAAATCTGTTCTGCAGAATCTGTAATAGAAGATGAAATTGCCAAAGAGTGAAAAGAAGGGGTCATCCCCACGATAAGCCTTGTATCACATGCTTATCTTCTTAACTCATAATACGTGGTGGTTCAAATAGCCAATCCAGTCTTCTCTACATGAAGATGGCATCTAAACTGGCTCAAttgaaacaaaaggagaaaaaaataaaagaccaGAATCTTACAGTGTCCCTGCAATACCAGTGCTGAGATGAGATTTTTCTGGATCAAGACATCGAGCAAGTCCAAAGTCAGCAATCTTTGCTGTGAGATCTTCGTCAAGAAGGACATTGCTGCTTTTGATGTCTCTGTGTATTATTTTCACTCCACAAGGTCCATGGAGAAATGCCAGCCCCTCAGCTGTTCCGGAGATGATATTAAGCCGCTCCTGCCAACTCAGGACATGGGTCGCATTCTTGACTGCAACGGCAACCAGGTCTTGTTATCAGTTACATTAATGCAATTGAGTACTTAACAGGAATGAGATTAAAAAACTGCCCAGAAAAGACTAGCAAGAAAAAGTACTATTTTGGAACAAGATGAAGCTAGCAATTAGATCAACATCATAGAACAAATTTGGAGAAGCTAAAAACTAGAGGGTTTTGTTTTGGTAGAGGCCCAACTTATGAAACCAACTCCACTAATCTCGGATGCAGAATAGAGCAGCAAGCGTGGGGTAACTTACCAAAGAGGATTTGATCGAGGCTTCTGTTGGGAACATATTCATAAACTAGGAGGCTTTCCGGGCCTTCAATGCTGCAACCAAGAAGGCGGACCAAGTTCTTGTGTTGGATTCCAGTGATCAAATTTACCTCATTGAAGAAGTCATCCACCCACTGACGAGTGTTGAACACCAGTCTTTTTACTGCAACAACTCTTCCATCAGGGAGGATCCCCTTGTATACAGAACCAGCTCCTCCTTGGCCTAATTTCCTCGACTCATCAAAGAAGTTCGTAGCCTTCTCAAGCGattcgtaattaaaattcaGATTCGACTTCCTTACAATTTCTGGAACGCCAAAGAGTTTCTTCTGGACTGAGAATAGGCAAAGAAGATGGATGGCATTAGAGAATGTTTGAAGAGAGTTAAAACAGAAATATCGTCTTTAGTTTCAcatttaccttctcttttcttggaTAATTTTCTGTATCCAACATAAGCACCGACGAAAAGAAGTGAAGTTGCAGCAGCAACGGATAAAGAAATAGCAATGATGATCCCAAGCTTCAACGAGTCTATTAAAAAACACACAGATCATCCTTTGCTGACAAGAAAGCGGAAGCTATAGCAATTAAGAGGCAAAAAATAACCTACTACAGACTACAGCTATCCCAATTCAGTTGAAAAAACAGAACCAGAAAACTAGAACATCGTGCAGACTAACTTGCAAGATCACTCGATTCTTACCACCATCTGTAGGGACAGTATAAAACCTCTGGGTCGAATATCGCATGAAACATCCGGCATTCATAGCCCTCCCTTCATCCCCAGGAGTGCAGTTCCTCGCCCTGATCATCGCATTCGCCAAGCACTCTCTACACCCCTTCTCATCGAGAGTGTTCCAGCACTGCGCCAGCGCATAAACGCCAGCGACTCCTCCCCTCCTCGCCTCTCCAAAAACGGCGAACCCCATGTTCTCCGGCGCAACCGCCGACACATTCGTCAGCACCCGATCGACCTTAGCGGCAAACTGCTGCCTCGCCTGCTGGTTGGCCGAAACGCTGGACTGATTGGCGCACTTGACCATGTCGTGCTGCGGATCGACGGTCTCATTAAAGAAATTATAGTAATCGGACCTTATGAAGCAACCGTCGAGATACAACCGCCCCTTAGTATCCAAGATAGTGCATCGAGAAAGTGAAGTCCTGCTCCGCGCGAAACAGAGGATGCAATCGTCGCGGCTCAGGTCGCCGTGGCACTGAGCCAGGGCGTAGATTTCTGGCAACGGAGAGGTTATGGAATCATTAGCCCAGCGATCTTCAGCGACTTTCGCGAGAACTTTCAGCATGACGTCGAGGAAGTTCGAGGGGGACGTGACGTTGGATTTGAGGCATAGAATGCCCGCCTCCGAGATTCGAGGATCGCCGAGCGAGGGCGAAAACGAGGAGCTGAAGAGAACCAGGAAAACGCAAGAGAGGTTGAGGATCGAAGGCCGCATTTCACGGCTCCGACCTCAGTTCCGAAGCAAAATCCGCCGGAGAACCGGATTACCGCCTCGATTTTTCTACCGGTTCGAGCTTCTCGCGGTATCAAGCAGCGTTCAAAGGCCATCTTGTCTTAATGAATGATGACTGGACGGAAGTGAGAGTTGACAATGGCCCGGCGCGGTTgactttgattttatttttttttttttttgtgaaaattagcGGAGAAAGATGAGGAATGACTGGACTGGAGTAGCTACTTCGCTTAAAATTCTAACTATTTATTCCGATTTGAAGACCGATAATTCGGATGGGACCAGGCCCGACAACGTGTTGGAAACTAGGAAGTCTCTCCCGTGAGATGATGGACGTGGAGAGTCCGGAGACTGGGACACCCCGGTCGGGAGTTTGCTCCGTGGTGTCTCAAATTCACGACTTTCTAAAAAGACTGATACCATCTTCGGTGAAGTTTTAATTTCCTCCACAGCATGTCTTGATTTCGCATTCGAATAAAGTAGTTCGAGAACTGTTTGTATCACTTTTGGGTAAGGAGTCTAATCGATACAGAATGGATGAGAAAATGTGTgcatctatgattttttttgagCCGGACTTTGAAATGCTTCTTGCTTGTGAGACCAAAAAGGAAAGCTGAAGAGGTGGAGTAACTAGATGTCGACAGGTTTGGTGTTTGAGTTACGACGTTCTCCCACTCAAGATAAAAAGCCACTTATGTAATCTATCAGCGCCATCGTGCCCTACGCATATGTATAGCGCGATTTGCATGCATTCCTTAggattgaccaaattgaaagaataagattttttttttttcttttgtcgagATGCATATGCAATCTCGAAAGAATTGGTGTAATGTgaaacaattaatatatcataattatctTCTAACTTATTGATTTAGACTTTCAAATGAAGATGGGTCTAACTAAATATGTTGATAGGGCCAGACTTGAAAACTTATTCTTAACGACTTCCTTAGATGAAGGTGTCGGGTTTTTGCCACACTCTCAACAAATGGCACTTGAGTATTCTCAACACCCTCTCTAGGCAAAGAAGGCAAGCCTTGTGATGTAGCAGTGTTAACTTTGATGGTAACCTTTATGGTTCGATCCGGAGGGATGAACATGGACAAAGTGGATATTCAAGTCAAGACACAAAAGTGAATATTCAAGTCAAGACATAAGTTGAGTTGGTACAGTACTCGAATTAAGAGAAAGAGGGGACCTTGACTGCGATTACTAGTGCAGGGGATGACTTGACTAAGAAACGTGGCAATTGAACCAGgaattttgaatagaaaaaagaacCAAGAATGGATTGCCCATGCTGAATTATCACCGAATCTCTCCacgtttattatttatttgttgcttTCTAACTTTCCAGACGAAGTATTAGCGCACATGATGAGTAATTTATTGAAAGGAAATGTCAGTGTTTCGAGAGCATCTAAGCTACTTTGATGTAGAGATAGTTTCTCTGCTAGTCCTTGGAGAAAGCACCAATGTCGAAGTAAGCATTCCCGCTAGCTCGAAAATAATTACGCTTCTTAAATTTAAGGAAGACAATCTTGTCTCGACTTTATACCTCCTTGAAAATAGGGGTAGGTAATCGTGTCGGTCAATCGAAAAACTGAAATGAATAGACCTCATCTAGTCGATTCCGGTCCTATTGACATGAGAGTTGTGATAGGTTcctaattattaaaaaaaaaaaaaaaaaaaaaagaagacctTCACCGGTTCCCAAACTACTTTTTTTCCATAACGTaatagttatattattaaataagttGAAAAAAATGTAGGTTCTCAGGTTCAATTTTGGCCAATTCCTTGTTCCAAAAATCAAGAATGGACTCTATGGGTGGGTTTCAATTTCtaggataattaccaaaaagttttaaactcaTTATATGGATgcaaaccttttaatttgaccaatttagtcctaaactttttcatgatttgttaTTATAATtcttccaattaattttggctaaaaattgcTATTATAGATGTCAGTTGTTTTATGTGGTAAAGGCCGGCGCATAGacactaatgtggacaatttttatatatatttttgaatttagaACTCACCCATCTTAAAACCGATTTCTCTTAATTAGGGTTGTTCATTCCTTTTAGCAAGTATTATGATAATcacttttcagattttttttttccgcattGAAATTAAAATCTTGACTTTATGCATTTATACAGTGGTGGGCACCCAATTGCTTTTTGCCATAGAGAGGTCAAATCTTGATCAACCAAGTCCTATCCACCACAAGAAATAATTCTCAACATCGCATAATCCTAATATTGGAATCCAATAGCATCTTTCTATGACTAGCTTTTCTCACCGATGTTCCTGGCCCCATAACACTCTTCAATCAAACTCGAGACACTGTCTCAACCAAAGACCAATTCTTAGCATCGCCACTTTTCAACTTCGACGGCCTGGGCGCACCACTCGTGACCTTGATGGCCCGTGGCTCTCTACATAAATGATGGATGGCGCATGTTCTGTGCTAGTCATAAGCGCCTGCGATTTCTAAATGAGGTCAGCTTTAGAAGATCGACCGATGTCAATCACGTTCGATTCACTTTGTGACAAGGGGTCCAAGAATCAAGCAATCCTAATTTCATAGCTTCTAGGTGAAGAACTCTGTTGTGTTTGACCATTTCCTAGCAAATGCCGGAATTCTGTGAGAATCCTCTTAAAAAGTAGAGGAATTTTGAAAAACTAAACCAGGTTCGACAAATTATCAATATTTTGACCGGAATTCTCGTGCGAGTCTGAATCGATAATGCAACTAATGAAAGTTAAACTGCCATCTGTAAGCACAAAAATTGCTAGCAAGGTTAGCACTTTCGATGGGATTTGaattttgagggaaaaaaagggttttgaagTAGATGTTTGTGGCAGTGGATTTCGCTATGATCTCGTGTGCCAATTGCTGAATTGATAATGCAAGTTATGAACGCTAAACTACCATGTGTAATGAGAAAATTGCTAGCGGACCGAAGAGATTACTGTCGCCGGATACTATACCGTGTTCTGTTAGGACTCGATTGTTGCAGAACCCAAAGTGGCAGCAGCTCAAAATGAGAGTTCTGCAATAGCTTATATAGGGTCAGAAGCAGAGAGGTCTCAATCTTACTGCCATGTGGTTCCTGTGCAGCAAAACTTACCGTGGCTACTGCCACAGGGTCAAGCATTTGTTGACGCAGCTCGGGGCGAGTTACAAAGTCGTCGAGCTGGACAAGGAAGGTGAGCGTCTCCTACCCTCTTGAGCCGCCTGCATATAATCTTGATCTGAGTATATAAACCATCTTGCTCTTGGCTATTTGGAGGCTGATGATGTCGACAAAGCAAAGATACCTTCTTTTTTAAGCATATTTGCTGGTATAGCATTCTGTTCAGGCGTAAAATCCACTTAAGAATCTGCCCCCACAGTGCTCGATTAGCCCCAAAAGACCTGTATGACCTGTATCTTTGATTCTTTCGACCGTGGGTTTTGAACTGTAATTTATTGATATTTCCATGATTGTGCAAATGATCGCTTTATCTCCAAGATGAACTCGTGTGGAACATGATCTCTTTAACACTACATTGTTCAACCATCTGAATTTCCTTTCGAAGGTGAAGGAGCTGTGGTTCAATCGGCTTTGGCAGATTGGACGGGGCTGAGAATAGTACCAAATGTGTTCATTGGGGGAAATCATATCGGTGGCTGCGATTGTAAATTCTTAATTGCGTGCTAATCATCtgtctctcttttctttgttgatttcAAGAAAATCTCTGGTAGAGGTTAGATGCAACACGGGTGTTGTTGGACAACTAATCTTTTAATGTCGGCTTTCCTTGCAATGCCAGCGGTCACTCAGAAACACCAGGCAGATCAACTGGTACCTCTTCTTAGGAGCGCCAGAGCTGTGAAGACCTAATAAAAGGGGTGCTCATAGTTCGAACCTTCGATCGAAAGAGAGAAACAGGTGTGATGGAAGTGGATAAACTGAAGTGTGACATCCACTGCACatgtaaatgaaagaattgtcTTTTGACTGCTCGCACAAATCTGGAATGTGTAGTATAAACTTACCTTGTCAGCAGAGTTGCTACCATATTAGTAGCAGCTGAAAATCCTTAATGCAAAAGTGGAATAACTATCAGAAATTCTGAGACCCAGACTGTTTGTTTGCCAAAGTGACTAGGAAACAATTTGACGGCGTCCAGCAATAAAGTTTCACGGGACATTGATCAAGACTTCTTTAGAGATCTGCAGTTTTATGATGCAGGAGAGTTATCGTCGAgattaagattatttctttgcTTCCAGTTCTGATAATTCGAGTTCAATGCGATGATCCAAAAGCAAGCAAGATCTCGCAGCAAATAGTTCTATAGGGAACAGTCACGAGCTTCTCCTCTCCCACTTTGCTGGAAAGCAACCTCTACGGTCCTGTCGAGGGGTGTGCAGAAAATGATGTGGCGCGTGCGATCATGAAATAGCCCCTAAATCCTCTTGATCAGGGCGTGGCCAAATCAGAAAGGGGTCTTCGCCGGGAGTTTTCCCTTCGTGGACCCATTGCTGACTCTCGAGGTTCACCAACAAATGCATCCGCCATAATTATAGGGGGAAGAGGTACGGTCATACGTTCTCCGCAAAAATCAATGCTGTAATAGTTGACTATTTTGTCTACTTGGATCTACTCAAATAATGAACTAATCCTCCACTTTAGGACCATCTGAAGCGGATTGCAAAGAATAAGTGACTGCAGAGTAACTTTCACACTGTTTCTTCGGCCTGGGGTCGTGCTGTGCAGTACTGGTAGACCGATAAAAATTGCTAGTCAATTCACCACAAATGCCAGCTTCAAACCAAGAAATATATAGGAAAAAGTTGAGAAGTTCATCAAGCTGTCTAGATGATCATTTCAAGATTTCATCCATCCTCGTCATGGCAAAAGAGACCATCGCTCTGAGAAAAACTGAAGTGGAAGTGCTAATTAGAAGATTTCCGACGAAAGAGGCAGGATCTCGgggttttgcttttcatttatGAGATTACAGGACATGAAAGAAGCTAGCATGAACTCCTACACAATTGTGATTCTGTTTCCATGAGTCACTGTACTTCCTGAGTAAATTCAGTGGAATTGGCAATACTAAGAAAAAATGGAggataaaggaaataaataaaatatatgtacaTGAGTTCCTCCGACTCCATTAAGTGGGAAACGGCCAGCATAAGACATGACCGATGCACCATGGAGCTTCTGCAATCTCTTGCACAGCAGCCGCATCTTCACCCTGTCTCGCAGCGCAGATCTCCTCATCCTGATTTCCCAATCGGGGTTCGAGAAACGCTCGAGCATCACTGGCCATTGGACTCCTTGCAATCtgtaaaatatgggttttgacccagtcaaaaaaataaaataaaataaaataaaaaggagataaaagaaaaaggaaaaagaaaagaaaaatggagagataaaagggaaagagagaaagaaaaaggaggagagagagaaatggagagCAGAGAGCTCTCGctcaaagaaaggaagaggcagagaagaagaagaagaagaagaagaagaagggttttGTGTGTTCTCATCATGGGAGCCAAGCCACATTAATTGCGTAACGCAACACCCGGTAAGCGCTCGTGCTCCCCCTTCGTTCAATCGGAGTAATTTCGGACGTAGGgtttgaaattcggaattttgggaGAATCGAACGGCGAAGTatgatttttatagaaatggtactttgggatgttggatgttgtgaagctataacattttacggatcgtgatttgagcttgtgGTTTGTCTGGAACGGAATTTTGAATTCATGGGCGCATACTGGTATTGTAGCGAACAGTAAGCTTTgagcttgtttttttgttgttttcggtAGTGTTTTGGGGTGGCTGAATTGGGATTGTTGTTGTAcgttaagagagctttctaaagaCTGTAAGACAGCTTGAAAtagaattttgtggaggaagttatggcgcGACAAAGTTGGCGCATGGGCTGCGCCTTGTGGGAAATTGATGAGTTTTTGATA
The nucleotide sequence above comes from Eucalyptus grandis isolate ANBG69807.140 chromosome 2, ASM1654582v1, whole genome shotgun sequence. Encoded proteins:
- the LOC104430329 gene encoding cysteine-rich receptor-like protein kinase 1; translation: MRPSILNLSCVFLVLFSSSFSPSLGDPRISEAGILCLKSNVTSPSNFLDVMLKVLAKVAEDRWANDSITSPLPEIYALAQCHGDLSRDDCILCFARSRTSLSRCTILDTKGRLYLDGCFIRSDYYNFFNETVDPQHDMVKCANQSSVSANQQARQQFAAKVDRVLTNVSAVAPENMGFAVFGEARRGGVAGVYALAQCWNTLDEKGCRECLANAMIRARNCTPGDEGRAMNAGCFMRYSTQRFYTVPTDGDSLKLGIIIAISLSVAAATSLLFVGAYVGYRKLSKKREVQKKLFGVPEIVRKSNLNFNYESLEKATNFFDESRKLGQGGAGSVYKGILPDGRVVAVKRLVFNTRQWVDDFFNEVNLITGIQHKNLVRLLGCSIEGPESLLVYEYVPNRSLDQILFVKNATHVLSWQERLNIISGTAEGLAFLHGPCGVKIIHRDIKSSNVLLDEDLTAKIADFGLARCLDPEKSHLSTGIAGTLGYMAPEYLVKGQLTEKADVYAFGVLVLEILSGRKNSIFGQASGSVLQSVWKQYKSNSLAECIDPALKGKFPVSEALNVIQIALLCTQASPDLRPSMSEVVEMLNDQECIVPMPTQPPFLNNNPIPGDSSRSSNTNTGITNRLTNSEISFASTISLR